One Tunturibacter gelidoferens genomic region harbors:
- a CDS encoding amidohydrolase family protein, producing MMSEQNTQDKFIAMVSATADVTLPLSDFHPRCMLTTPRHQVLLPRFPVIDYHNHLDAQDPKHVLDIMDACGIEHIVNITMKVGEEAIRMIDRYRTADATRFSTIGWMDWTGVERDDFVSVSIDRLERLVEHGAIGFKFWKDLGLSVRDASGQLLHVDDERLAPIFDKAGQLGIPVMVHIGDPEAFFLPIDANNERYEELAAHPDWSFFGAEFSKHELLDQRDRVFKRHPGTTFVAAHIAENGEDLQRVSAMLDANPNVLVDISARASELGRQPYSARKFFLRFADRILFGADLVPEVEMYRLYYRFLETADEYFEYPTHASRQGRWNIYGMDLPDDVLRKVYRDNALRLLPNLK from the coding sequence ATGATGTCGGAACAGAACACACAGGACAAGTTTATCGCCATGGTATCGGCAACGGCCGATGTCACGCTTCCGCTCAGCGACTTTCATCCACGCTGTATGCTGACCACGCCACGCCACCAAGTGTTACTTCCACGCTTTCCGGTCATTGATTATCACAATCACCTTGATGCACAGGATCCAAAACATGTGCTGGATATCATGGATGCTTGCGGAATCGAGCACATCGTCAACATCACGATGAAGGTGGGAGAAGAGGCTATCCGCATGATAGATCGTTACCGAACGGCGGATGCTACACGCTTCTCGACCATTGGCTGGATGGATTGGACAGGCGTCGAGCGCGACGATTTTGTTAGCGTAAGCATCGACAGGCTTGAGCGTTTGGTAGAGCATGGAGCCATCGGATTCAAGTTCTGGAAGGATCTCGGCTTGTCCGTGCGTGATGCAAGCGGACAGCTCCTACACGTTGATGACGAACGTCTTGCTCCGATCTTTGACAAAGCCGGGCAGCTCGGCATTCCAGTGATGGTGCATATTGGAGACCCCGAGGCTTTTTTCCTTCCAATTGATGCGAACAACGAGCGCTATGAGGAGTTGGCTGCTCATCCCGACTGGAGCTTCTTTGGCGCCGAGTTCAGCAAACATGAGTTGCTCGACCAGCGGGATCGCGTCTTCAAGAGACATCCGGGGACAACTTTCGTCGCCGCTCACATTGCCGAGAACGGAGAAGATCTTCAGCGTGTATCTGCGATGCTGGATGCAAATCCAAATGTGCTGGTGGATATCAGTGCGAGAGCATCCGAACTAGGACGGCAACCCTACTCGGCGCGAAAGTTCTTTCTACGTTTTGCGGATCGGATTCTGTTCGGAGCCGATCTTGTTCCGGAAGTCGAGATGTATCGTCTCTATTATCGGTTCCTGGAGACGGCGGACGAATATTTCGAATACCCCACCCACGCATCTCGCCAGGGACGCTGGAACATCTATGGGATGGACTTGCCGGACGATGTTCTACGGAAGGTTTATCGAGACAATGCGCTGCGTTTGTTGCCAAATCTAAAGTGA
- a CDS encoding MFS transporter — translation MISGASSSSASASSQRSYNALLLCVAGLGGLLYGVDIGIIGGALPYLEATSGLNAGQLSVIVAAVLLGSVISTIFAGLLADWMGRKPMMTLSGLVFVVSIPVIALSHGYGPLFVGRLLQGISGGFIGVVVPLYLAECLASTNRGKGTGIFQWLLTLGIVAAALIGIYYSYRVEAMARASDAATLFQVKDRAWRHIFWISLPPGVLFVLGSIFVTESPRHLFRAGHRERAMAALLRSRTPAMAELEFGEMEGRSLNVGMPDGSGQKNTESLFRRKYLIPFLLACVILFCNTATGVNSIIGYNTSILLQSGLSDLAAHWGYVIFTTVNFLMTIVGMTLVDRKGRRFLLILGSTGLMATLITIGTLFWKTEKSNLECRGAVQSLVGPQQELILKFDQPEADRLLTASGHEDTTSLGAHASLAVIYSYGGFTGATTFVRSDDPAAEPIRITRASSIPATRIEAFFKNPFSDLDAARTAPLTIERARIGQIPDRTHGYLVALALFAFIAFFAVGPGVCVWLALSELMPTRIRSIGMSVALVINQLVSTTLAVLFLPVVSKYGYSTMFFLFAGFTVIYFITATFFLPETKGKTLEQIEQHFEALGS, via the coding sequence ATGATCTCTGGAGCTAGTTCCTCTTCCGCATCAGCCTCAAGTCAACGCAGCTATAACGCTTTGCTCTTGTGTGTAGCCGGACTCGGCGGCCTGCTCTATGGGGTGGACATCGGAATCATCGGGGGAGCGCTGCCCTATTTGGAGGCGACCTCAGGATTGAATGCCGGACAGCTCTCGGTGATTGTGGCGGCTGTCTTGCTCGGTAGCGTCATCTCGACCATCTTCGCCGGGCTGCTCGCGGACTGGATGGGCCGCAAACCGATGATGACCTTGAGCGGCCTCGTCTTTGTTGTGAGCATTCCCGTCATCGCGCTGTCCCATGGCTACGGTCCGCTATTTGTTGGACGACTGCTGCAGGGCATTAGCGGGGGATTTATCGGTGTGGTGGTACCGCTCTATCTTGCGGAATGCCTCGCTTCAACCAATCGCGGTAAAGGAACGGGCATATTTCAGTGGCTGCTTACGCTCGGTATCGTAGCCGCAGCATTGATCGGAATTTACTACAGCTATCGCGTTGAAGCTATGGCGCGTGCGTCCGATGCCGCGACGTTGTTTCAGGTCAAAGATCGTGCGTGGCGACACATCTTCTGGATCTCGCTGCCGCCCGGAGTCCTATTCGTTCTCGGTAGTATCTTCGTCACGGAGTCTCCGCGCCATCTATTTCGCGCTGGCCATCGTGAACGTGCTATGGCGGCACTCCTTCGCTCGCGAACACCGGCAATGGCGGAGCTCGAGTTCGGCGAGATGGAAGGGCGTTCGCTGAATGTCGGGATGCCGGATGGATCAGGTCAGAAGAACACGGAGAGCCTCTTTCGCAGAAAGTACCTCATTCCATTTCTACTTGCTTGCGTGATTCTCTTCTGTAACACAGCGACCGGCGTCAACTCGATCATCGGCTACAACACAAGCATTCTGCTACAAAGCGGCCTCTCCGATTTAGCAGCGCATTGGGGATATGTCATCTTTACTACCGTAAACTTCCTGATGACGATCGTAGGAATGACACTCGTCGATCGCAAGGGACGCAGGTTTTTGCTCATTTTGGGTAGCACGGGCCTGATGGCGACGCTGATCACAATCGGAACGCTATTTTGGAAAACGGAAAAATCCAATTTGGAGTGTCGCGGCGCTGTCCAATCTCTCGTAGGGCCGCAACAGGAGTTAATCCTTAAGTTCGATCAACCGGAAGCCGATCGTCTACTGACGGCCAGCGGTCACGAAGACACGACCTCGCTTGGTGCCCATGCATCGCTGGCGGTGATCTACTCCTACGGAGGCTTTACCGGGGCGACTACTTTCGTACGCTCAGACGACCCTGCGGCAGAACCCATCCGGATTACTCGGGCAAGCTCCATTCCTGCGACCAGGATCGAAGCCTTCTTCAAGAATCCTTTCTCTGATCTCGACGCTGCTCGGACCGCGCCTTTGACAATTGAACGAGCGCGAATCGGTCAAATTCCCGATCGGACTCACGGATACCTGGTGGCGCTCGCGCTGTTTGCGTTTATCGCTTTCTTTGCAGTAGGGCCCGGAGTCTGCGTCTGGCTTGCGCTTTCGGAGTTAATGCCAACGCGAATTCGCTCCATCGGAATGAGTGTCGCGCTAGTGATCAATCAGCTCGTATCGACCACACTGGCGGTTCTGTTTCTCCCTGTCGTAAGTAAATACGGCTACTCGACTATGTTCTTTCTGTTTGCCGGGTTCACAGTGATCTACTTCATCACCGCAACCTTCTTCCTGCCGGAGACCAAAGGAAAGACCCTGGAGCAGATTGAGCAGCACTTCGAAGCCTTGGGAAGCTAA
- a CDS encoding TonB-dependent receptor produces MKAEFAQRIASGARQLRLCRQLWQSLCLVTLALLLLCSPLLGQGTEGAITGTVTTQDGAVLPNAQVTVTNDGTNISRSVTTNSKGDYVVAGLNPGTYTVKVETPGFAAVIDTGVVLASQQTLRTDVTMKVGSTNSTVTVTAGDSVIETEMPSISSTVSAQTLTNSSSNLLSTSDSTGDSGLLFYTSLLPGGSQAGGSFDWSMYGSRGSEAYYNVDGISSNSALYGNMVGPSLPPFGMIQEVEYTAVNNKAELGQLLNVSVITKSGTNAIHGDVFENYASNAFQARNYFANSVGGLVQNDFGANIGGPIIKNKLFLFASSEFLREAQPISINPSVPTLAMRGGDFSALLQGPNPIVINNPYTGTPFQNNTIPKPMLNAGALTWQNTFYPSPNFGSPTSYIANFRGTYPQHIYTNRYYLRGDYAFSPHNTIFARVGYIRSSPEVLDSGLPPSLTGYRVQKRHTWQGVLSDTWILTPHMINVAKFGLTHTANDFGGEIAGQPLVDSLGITGLQVAPDDKTGIPSVSLNNFTSPYQLPDSQPTEQTVQFVDQVTYERGAHTFKAGAEYRPMQAEQYFNPTFGSYSFTGSFSNFDYADFLLGLPQTTGYTYPRTPQYSRLWDLNAFVQDDWKIKRNLTLFLGVRYEYNSPAVDKYNVIASFDPKTGAIVVPNLTIAQQNINPVFPSEIPIETAQTAGFPDRSMRNSFKLAAYPRFGFAYRPFKDENTVIRGGYGIFNDEISAALFSYLYGGPYGVTVGYTNGLVNGAPLVDFQHPINSAAGGIGAGAVSIQTFDHNYRNPYVQQFNLTLEQNLGFATSLRLSYIGTRAVKLTYATNVNQVPASTTPFSQSATPYPLFYSVYLFRNGGYENYNALSAEVNRTFRHGLSYEAGFTWAKNLTDDDDTLANGIEGGVTAENSYNLSRQKGNAKFTPRVSFVSNVIWELPFGRGERLLNADNFASRFIGGWRLSAAYLSQSGDFLSPGFSGPDPSNTNQFAGAAQRVGGSLAPQSKRSITNWFNATAFAVPQNGTFGSGSFGTVEGPNMNALNAALFKSFPVFRETSFELRGSFTNVLNHTNFGDPNVTITDNSVGQITSTTAKSFGGPRSGLVSGRFVF; encoded by the coding sequence ATGAAAGCCGAATTCGCGCAACGGATTGCTAGTGGCGCCCGCCAACTCCGTCTATGCCGGCAACTGTGGCAATCGCTTTGCCTCGTCACGCTTGCCCTTCTTCTGCTTTGTTCGCCGCTGCTCGGTCAGGGAACGGAAGGTGCTATTACCGGAACCGTTACCACGCAGGATGGAGCCGTTTTGCCCAATGCTCAGGTGACTGTTACGAACGACGGCACCAACATCAGCCGAAGTGTAACCACAAACTCGAAGGGCGATTACGTTGTTGCAGGTTTGAACCCCGGCACCTACACCGTCAAGGTTGAAACTCCCGGCTTTGCCGCGGTCATAGATACAGGAGTGGTTCTCGCTTCCCAGCAAACTCTGCGCACTGACGTGACCATGAAGGTTGGAAGCACCAATTCGACAGTTACGGTCACTGCGGGAGACTCGGTCATCGAGACGGAGATGCCTTCGATTTCAAGTACCGTATCGGCTCAGACTCTGACTAATTCTTCGTCAAATCTGTTGAGCACGTCGGACTCGACAGGCGACAGCGGCTTGCTCTTCTATACCTCACTGTTACCTGGCGGGTCCCAGGCTGGGGGCTCCTTTGACTGGTCGATGTATGGATCGCGCGGCAGCGAGGCTTATTACAACGTCGATGGAATCAGTTCAAATTCGGCTCTCTACGGGAATATGGTCGGTCCGTCGCTTCCTCCGTTCGGAATGATCCAGGAGGTTGAGTACACTGCGGTCAACAATAAAGCCGAACTCGGACAACTGCTCAACGTGAGCGTCATCACAAAATCCGGCACAAATGCAATCCATGGAGATGTATTCGAGAACTACGCGAGTAACGCCTTTCAGGCGAGGAATTATTTTGCGAACAGCGTAGGCGGCCTTGTCCAGAACGATTTCGGCGCCAACATCGGCGGACCAATCATCAAGAACAAGCTATTTCTCTTCGCCTCGAGCGAATTCCTAAGAGAGGCGCAGCCGATATCGATCAACCCTAGCGTGCCCACTCTCGCAATGCGCGGCGGCGACTTTAGTGCGCTGCTCCAGGGACCGAATCCGATTGTCATCAACAACCCGTACACTGGAACTCCGTTTCAGAACAATACGATTCCCAAGCCTATGCTCAACGCAGGGGCGCTGACCTGGCAAAATACGTTCTATCCTTCGCCAAACTTCGGATCGCCAACGAGCTACATCGCTAACTTCAGAGGAACATATCCTCAGCATATCTATACCAATCGCTACTATCTAAGGGGCGACTATGCGTTCTCGCCGCACAACACAATCTTTGCCCGTGTCGGATACATCAGGTCTTCTCCAGAAGTCCTCGATAGTGGCCTTCCGCCTTCACTGACGGGATACCGCGTCCAAAAGCGACATACTTGGCAAGGGGTGTTGTCCGATACCTGGATACTCACTCCCCACATGATCAATGTCGCCAAGTTTGGCCTGACGCACACAGCGAATGATTTCGGCGGAGAAATTGCGGGACAGCCGCTAGTAGACTCCCTGGGAATTACAGGTCTCCAGGTCGCACCCGATGACAAAACAGGTATCCCCTCTGTCTCCCTGAACAATTTCACGTCGCCCTACCAATTGCCAGACAGTCAGCCCACAGAGCAGACCGTTCAATTCGTGGATCAGGTGACATACGAGCGCGGCGCACATACGTTCAAGGCGGGAGCAGAGTACAGGCCCATGCAAGCTGAGCAGTACTTCAATCCGACCTTCGGAAGCTATAGCTTCACCGGGTCTTTTTCGAACTTCGATTACGCAGACTTTCTTCTTGGTCTGCCCCAAACGACTGGATATACCTATCCGCGCACGCCCCAGTACTCACGGCTATGGGATCTCAATGCCTTCGTTCAGGACGATTGGAAGATCAAGCGAAATCTGACGCTGTTTCTCGGGGTGCGTTATGAGTACAACAGCCCGGCAGTTGACAAGTACAACGTAATCGCATCATTCGATCCCAAGACCGGAGCTATCGTCGTTCCCAATCTCACCATCGCACAGCAAAACATCAATCCAGTCTTTCCGTCTGAAATTCCTATCGAAACTGCCCAGACCGCTGGCTTCCCTGATCGCAGCATGAGGAACTCGTTCAAGCTGGCCGCCTATCCAAGGTTTGGCTTTGCCTATCGGCCATTCAAGGATGAGAACACCGTGATCCGTGGCGGGTACGGAATCTTCAATGATGAGATCAGCGCGGCCCTGTTCTCGTATCTCTACGGAGGACCCTATGGAGTCACCGTTGGCTACACCAACGGTCTCGTGAACGGCGCTCCACTTGTCGACTTTCAGCATCCAATCAACAGCGCGGCGGGGGGCATTGGAGCAGGGGCTGTCAGCATTCAGACCTTCGACCATAACTACCGCAATCCTTACGTACAGCAGTTCAATCTCACGCTTGAACAGAACCTCGGCTTCGCTACCAGCCTCCGCTTGTCGTACATCGGCACGCGAGCTGTAAAACTGACCTATGCCACCAACGTCAACCAGGTCCCTGCGAGCACGACGCCATTCTCGCAAAGTGCGACTCCTTATCCTCTCTTCTACTCTGTCTATCTCTTCCGAAACGGCGGATACGAAAACTACAACGCGTTGTCGGCTGAGGTAAACCGCACTTTCCGCCATGGTCTCAGCTACGAGGCTGGATTCACCTGGGCGAAAAATCTCACCGACGATGACGACACTCTGGCAAATGGCATTGAGGGCGGCGTCACGGCTGAGAATAGTTACAACCTCTCGCGTCAAAAAGGAAATGCAAAGTTCACACCCCGGGTAAGCTTCGTATCCAACGTGATATGGGAACTCCCCTTCGGTAGAGGCGAGCGTCTGTTGAACGCAGATAACTTCGCGTCGCGCTTTATTGGCGGCTGGCGATTAAGCGCAGCGTACTTGTCTCAAAGCGGCGATTTCCTCTCTCCCGGCTTTAGCGGGCCAGATCCTTCAAACACCAATCAGTTCGCCGGCGCGGCTCAGCGTGTGGGTGGATCTCTCGCTCCTCAAAGTAAACGATCGATCACCAATTGGTTCAATGCGACGGCTTTCGCAGTCCCTCAAAATGGAACGTTCGGTAGCGGATCGTTCGGTACTGTCGAGGGTCCCAACATGAACGCGCTCAATGCTGCGCTGTTCAAGAGCTTCCCGGTGTTCAGGGAGACTAGCTTCGAGTTGAGAGGAAGCTTCACAAACGTACTCAATCACACAAACTTCGGAGATCCAAACGTCACCATCACTGATAACAGCGTCGGACAGATCACCAGCACAACGGCCAAGAGCTTCGGTGGTCCCAGGTCCGGGCTGGTCAGCGGCAGATTCGTCTTCTAG
- a CDS encoding glycoside hydrolase family 3 C-terminal domain-containing protein translates to MQKCNSQLPLLIVTAAIIGVASASAQETNRPWMDSQRSPGERSELVLKELTLDEKLALVHGNGMSGESQWRMPLTPLTNGGAGYTQGVERLGIPPLIISDAGYGVRASGANGRYSTAMPSNLGASSSWDPESACQFGEVIGGELRAQGFDVTLGGGVNLTREPRNGRTFEYAGEDPLLAGTLVGNMMKCEQGQHVIGDIKHYAVNDQETGRFVVNSVISKRAMQESDLLAFHIAISIANPGAVMCSYNRINGDFGCENSYTLQDVLKTNWGFKGFVISDWGGTHSTEKASSAGLDQEQPMADYFGLKLKEAVDAGRVPLSEIDDHARRVLYAEFLAGIVDDPPHKGVVNVEKGLEVAQRIEEKSIVLLKNNQAVLPIIPSKVHSIAIIGGHADVGMISGGGSAQVDPPGGNAIMPPGKGATHWQDHIWFPTSPLQALRAKLPNTKIDFDPGTDLQSAASLAKTADVAIVFAYQWESEGMDLPNLSLPDNQDALIEQVAAVNPRTIVVLETGTAVTMPWLDKVAGVVEVWYAGSAGHKALANIILGDVNPSGKLAMTFPKREADLPRPSIAPLPPNDEGQGHYAVNSETRVSSYAVHYDEGSEVGYKWYEAQHKQPLFPFGFGLSYTSYAYSGLSVDSSAKTVRFTVKNMGKKTGTEIAEVYATLPKEADESFKRLVGWKRVTLAPGESQDVTVAIDPQELQTFDESKDTWMLTNGEYGILVGPSSESTPLRASLRIH, encoded by the coding sequence ATGCAGAAGTGCAACTCGCAACTTCCCCTTTTGATTGTTACGGCAGCCATCATTGGAGTCGCCAGCGCGTCGGCTCAGGAAACGAACCGGCCCTGGATGGATTCCCAACGGTCTCCTGGGGAGCGCTCAGAGCTGGTTCTGAAAGAACTTACTCTTGATGAAAAGTTGGCGCTGGTGCATGGCAACGGTATGTCAGGCGAGTCGCAGTGGAGGATGCCTCTAACCCCTCTCACCAATGGCGGCGCTGGTTACACTCAAGGTGTCGAGCGCCTGGGTATTCCTCCCCTGATCATCTCGGATGCCGGCTACGGCGTGAGAGCCAGCGGCGCAAATGGAAGATACTCGACGGCGATGCCTTCCAATCTGGGTGCATCTTCGAGCTGGGATCCAGAGTCCGCTTGCCAATTCGGCGAAGTGATCGGCGGCGAACTCCGTGCTCAAGGTTTCGATGTGACTCTGGGAGGCGGCGTGAATCTCACCCGCGAACCCCGAAACGGGCGGACCTTCGAGTACGCGGGTGAAGATCCGCTTCTGGCCGGCACTCTTGTTGGAAACATGATGAAGTGTGAGCAGGGTCAACACGTCATCGGTGATATCAAGCACTACGCCGTCAACGACCAGGAGACAGGACGGTTCGTTGTGAATTCTGTCATCTCGAAACGTGCGATGCAGGAGTCCGATCTATTGGCCTTTCACATTGCGATCTCTATCGCCAATCCCGGCGCCGTGATGTGCTCTTATAACCGAATCAATGGAGACTTCGGTTGTGAAAATTCCTACACGCTGCAGGATGTTCTCAAGACGAATTGGGGATTCAAAGGCTTCGTGATCTCGGATTGGGGCGGCACGCACAGTACGGAGAAGGCCTCCTCTGCCGGACTCGATCAAGAGCAGCCTATGGCCGACTATTTCGGGCTGAAGTTAAAAGAGGCGGTAGACGCAGGCAGAGTACCTCTGTCCGAGATCGATGACCATGCTCGCAGGGTCTTGTACGCGGAGTTTTTAGCTGGAATCGTCGATGATCCTCCGCATAAGGGTGTGGTAAACGTAGAAAAAGGGCTTGAGGTTGCGCAGCGTATCGAAGAAAAGAGCATAGTTCTCCTAAAGAACAACCAGGCCGTGCTCCCAATCATTCCGTCCAAGGTCCACAGCATCGCAATCATCGGCGGCCATGCGGATGTCGGAATGATCTCCGGTGGTGGTTCTGCACAAGTTGACCCGCCGGGCGGCAATGCCATCATGCCCCCTGGTAAAGGCGCAACGCATTGGCAGGATCACATCTGGTTTCCGACTTCCCCCTTACAGGCGCTGCGAGCGAAATTGCCGAACACGAAAATTGACTTTGATCCGGGGACGGATCTGCAGTCAGCGGCATCTTTAGCAAAGACCGCGGATGTGGCGATTGTCTTCGCCTATCAGTGGGAGTCCGAAGGTATGGACCTGCCGAATCTTTCGCTTCCGGACAACCAGGATGCGCTGATCGAGCAAGTAGCGGCAGTCAATCCGCGTACGATCGTTGTTCTTGAAACAGGAACTGCCGTTACTATGCCCTGGCTCGACAAGGTGGCCGGGGTTGTTGAGGTTTGGTATGCGGGCAGCGCCGGGCACAAGGCGTTAGCAAACATCATTCTCGGGGACGTCAATCCGTCTGGCAAGCTGGCGATGACCTTCCCAAAGAGAGAGGCGGACCTTCCTCGCCCTTCGATCGCGCCCCTTCCTCCGAATGACGAAGGACAAGGACATTATGCTGTAAACTCCGAAACGCGCGTCTCCAGCTATGCGGTCCACTACGATGAAGGTTCCGAAGTCGGCTACAAGTGGTACGAAGCCCAGCATAAGCAACCGTTGTTTCCGTTCGGTTTTGGCCTTTCCTATACGTCCTACGCGTATTCTGGCCTAAGCGTCGATTCATCCGCGAAAACAGTCCGCTTTACAGTCAAAAACATGGGCAAAAAAACAGGGACTGAGATTGCGGAAGTCTACGCCACTCTTCCCAAAGAAGCTGATGAATCGTTCAAACGCCTGGTCGGTTGGAAGCGTGTCACTCTGGCGCCTGGCGAGTCACAGGATGTCACCGTTGCCATCGATCCACAGGAACTGCAGACCTTCGACGAATCGAAGGACACATGGATGCTTACTAATGGCGAATACGGCATCCTGGTTGGACCGTCTTCAGAGAGCACCCCTTTGAGGGCGAGCCTTCGGATCCATTGA
- a CDS encoding acyltransferase family protein has protein sequence MNDVSTLGQTGSAVQADRTSTGKEHFEVLDGLRGSAAILIVIFHVFNYSFGWDTPLSLMHHAYLAVDFFFGLSGFVVAYAYDDRWTRMSTLQFFRIRLIRLHPLVLVGATLGLLGYLLDPFGKGINQTSAPMLLLAYVTSLLLLPSPPVGGRQNESQALNGPAWSLMQEYLGNIAYALILRRLRALTLGIIFGVSGLLLIWVANVKGSLDGGWGYPEIWMAPLRLTVSFVMGLWLYRIQGRIRRPKIGLLVLSILLVVIFQAPKFPNAGGLSFNGLYDAVCVLFLFPLIIICGAHSDAGAGMMRLCKFSGRLSYPLYITHIPFVYIIANFAHTRHPAKSVLLTYIFLLLPFVIALAWLVLKYFDEPVRAWLTRRYGIKRAAA, from the coding sequence ATGAACGACGTATCAACTCTGGGTCAGACGGGCAGTGCAGTTCAAGCTGACCGGACAAGCACCGGGAAAGAACACTTTGAAGTGCTGGATGGATTGAGAGGGAGTGCGGCCATCCTGATTGTTATCTTTCACGTCTTCAATTACTCATTTGGCTGGGACACTCCTCTGAGCCTGATGCACCACGCCTATCTGGCAGTCGATTTCTTTTTCGGGCTCTCCGGTTTTGTCGTCGCCTATGCCTACGATGACCGATGGACTCGAATGTCTACCCTCCAATTCTTTCGGATCCGGCTCATTCGGCTTCATCCGCTGGTGCTGGTCGGCGCGACCCTGGGTCTTCTCGGCTATCTTCTCGATCCCTTCGGCAAGGGAATAAACCAGACCTCAGCGCCGATGTTACTGCTGGCCTATGTGACCTCACTTCTCCTGTTGCCTTCTCCGCCAGTAGGGGGCCGACAGAACGAAAGCCAGGCACTCAATGGACCAGCGTGGTCCCTCATGCAGGAGTATCTCGGAAATATCGCGTACGCTCTGATTCTTCGCCGGCTGCGTGCGCTCACACTTGGAATCATCTTCGGAGTCTCCGGGTTGCTGCTCATATGGGTCGCGAATGTGAAAGGTTCGCTGGATGGAGGCTGGGGATACCCGGAGATATGGATGGCACCTCTGCGGTTGACCGTCTCTTTCGTGATGGGCCTTTGGCTATACCGTATTCAGGGTCGCATCCGCCGTCCCAAAATTGGACTCCTGGTTCTCTCGATTCTTCTTGTGGTCATCTTTCAGGCGCCGAAGTTCCCCAACGCAGGCGGGCTTTCCTTCAATGGTCTCTATGATGCTGTGTGCGTGCTGTTCTTATTCCCGCTCATCATCATCTGTGGCGCGCACTCTGATGCTGGTGCGGGCATGATGAGGTTGTGCAAGTTCAGCGGCAGGCTCTCCTATCCCCTCTACATCACGCATATCCCGTTCGTATATATCATTGCGAACTTCGCCCACACGAGACATCCAGCCAAGTCCGTGCTGTTGACTTATATCTTCCTGCTTCTGCCATTCGTGATCGCTTTGGCATGGCTAGTTCTTAAGTATTTCGATGAGCCTGTTCGTGCGTGGCTGACCCGCCGCTACGGCATAAAGCGGGCAGCAGCATAA